The following are encoded in a window of Streptomyces sp. 11x1 genomic DNA:
- a CDS encoding HAMP domain-containing protein gives MSENSATRVLRDGQKDSQTDVLIRASDLRALTAAMTAARDGSFTKVPEAGPTPVAELCALFNQIIDRSTHFSTEVQRVRRELVRHGRLDERLSASPGQGAWATRVDDVNQTLDALVAPAANATRVLDAVAGGDLTQRVDLHDGNRQLRGDLRRLGRAVNKMVDQLSLFTGEVTRVAREVGTEGRLGGRAKVRGLSGSWRDVTEAVNTMAARLTAQVRDIALVTTSVARGDLTRTVTVEATGELLELKLTVNTMVDQLSAFADEVTRVAREVGTEGQLGGRAQVRGVSGVWKDLTDNVNFMASNLTSQVRNIAQVTTAVANGDLSQKITVDAQGEILELKSTINTMVDQLSAFADEVTRVAREVGTEGNLGGRAQVRGVSGVWKDLTDNVNFMADNLTSQVRNIALVSTAVAQGDLGKKITVEAKGEILELKSTINTMVDQLSAFADEVTRVAREVGTEGNLGGQAQVRGVSGVWKDLTDNVNFMALNLTSQVRNIAQVTTAVANGDLSKKITVDARGEILELKDTVNTMVEQLRAFADEVTRVAREVGTDGALGGRAQVLGVSGVWRDLTDNVNYMADNLTSQVRNIAQVTTAVANGDLSKKIDVDARGEILELKTAINTMVDTLSSFSSEVTRVAREVGSEGQLGGQARVEGVYGTWKRLTTNVNELALNLTTQVRAIAEVASAVAQGDMSRSITVEARGEVAELKDNINLMVANLRETTRAKDWLESNLARLAALMQGHRDLMEVADLILRELTPLVNAQYGAFYLADPDEDGAAPLPVAPTKGLAFIAGYGAAQGATVETGGLPVHGLVAQAAREKKRILVDEAPPGYIKINSGLGEASPSSVVIIPILFEDKLLGVIELASFSRFSDVHLAFFDQFVNTIGVAINTIIANSRTESLLGESQRLAMQLQERSDELQMQQAELQRSNAELEEKAALLATSSQYKSEFLANMSHELRTPLNSLLILARLLSDNPDGHLTDQEVQFATTIHRSGSDLLQLINDILDLSKIEAGRMDVRPKRLPLIKLLDYVHATFRPLTLDRGLAFEVTVGEDVPREMYSDEQRLQQILRNLLSNAIKFTASGRVELTVSRVKDPEHRYTREDHDEVIAFAVSDTGIGIAAEKLPVIFEAFQQADGTTNRKYGGTGLGLSISREIAGLLGGRIIAESVPGRGSTFTLYVPVFSPGHGVTGPVIEEHGSLVPEQLTTEPYPAAHDDEVHDGDDSWPAPTKLEAWKVGRAGEVLPGRRVLIVDDDIRNVFALTHVLGRVGMPVLYAENGREGIETLERNPDVELVLMDIMMPEMDGYETISAIRRTPRWAGLPIVALTAKAMPGDREKSIARGANDYVPKPVDVDQLLTVVCAVLDPETPQGPQSAEPSPGKRTEENEAPSP, from the coding sequence ATGAGTGAGAACAGTGCTACGCGGGTGCTCCGAGACGGTCAAAAAGACAGCCAAACGGACGTTCTGATCCGGGCATCCGATCTCCGCGCGCTGACCGCGGCCATGACCGCCGCCCGCGACGGCAGCTTCACGAAAGTCCCGGAGGCGGGCCCCACCCCGGTGGCGGAGCTGTGCGCCCTCTTCAACCAGATCATCGACCGCAGCACCCACTTCAGCACCGAAGTGCAGCGTGTACGGCGGGAGTTGGTCCGGCACGGCCGCCTCGACGAGCGACTGTCGGCCAGCCCGGGCCAGGGCGCCTGGGCGACCCGCGTCGACGACGTGAACCAGACGCTCGACGCCCTGGTCGCCCCCGCCGCCAACGCCACCCGGGTCCTGGACGCGGTGGCCGGCGGCGACCTCACCCAGCGGGTCGACCTGCATGACGGCAACCGTCAACTCCGGGGTGACCTGAGGCGGTTGGGCCGCGCCGTGAACAAGATGGTCGACCAGCTGTCCCTGTTCACCGGCGAGGTGACCCGGGTGGCCCGCGAGGTCGGCACGGAGGGCCGACTCGGCGGCCGGGCCAAGGTCCGTGGTCTGTCCGGGAGTTGGCGGGACGTGACCGAGGCGGTGAACACCATGGCCGCCCGACTGACCGCGCAGGTGCGGGACATCGCCCTGGTGACCACCTCGGTGGCGCGCGGCGACCTCACCCGTACGGTGACGGTCGAGGCGACCGGCGAGTTGCTCGAACTGAAGCTCACCGTGAACACGATGGTCGATCAGCTGTCCGCCTTCGCCGACGAGGTCACCCGCGTCGCCCGCGAGGTCGGCACCGAGGGGCAGCTCGGCGGCCGCGCGCAGGTCCGGGGCGTCTCGGGCGTCTGGAAGGACCTCACCGACAACGTCAACTTCATGGCGTCGAACCTGACCTCCCAGGTCCGCAACATCGCCCAGGTCACGACCGCCGTCGCCAACGGCGACCTCAGCCAGAAGATCACGGTCGACGCGCAGGGCGAGATCCTGGAGCTGAAGTCGACGATCAACACGATGGTCGACCAGCTCTCCGCCTTCGCCGACGAGGTCACCCGCGTCGCCCGCGAGGTCGGCACCGAGGGCAACCTCGGCGGCCGCGCGCAGGTCCGGGGCGTCTCCGGCGTCTGGAAGGACCTCACCGACAACGTCAACTTCATGGCGGACAACCTGACCTCCCAGGTCCGCAACATCGCCCTCGTCTCCACGGCCGTCGCGCAGGGCGACCTCGGCAAGAAGATCACCGTCGAGGCCAAGGGCGAGATCCTGGAGCTGAAGTCGACGATCAACACGATGGTCGACCAGCTCTCCGCCTTCGCCGACGAGGTCACCCGCGTCGCCCGCGAGGTCGGCACCGAGGGCAACCTCGGCGGTCAGGCGCAGGTGCGGGGCGTGTCGGGCGTCTGGAAGGACCTCACCGACAACGTCAACTTCATGGCGCTGAACCTGACTTCGCAGGTCCGCAACATCGCCCAGGTCACCACGGCCGTCGCCAACGGCGACCTCTCCAAGAAGATCACCGTCGACGCGCGCGGCGAGATCCTGGAACTGAAGGACACCGTCAACACGATGGTGGAGCAGCTGCGGGCCTTCGCCGACGAGGTGACGAGGGTGGCCCGTGAGGTCGGAACCGACGGCGCGCTCGGCGGCCGGGCCCAGGTGCTGGGCGTGTCCGGTGTCTGGCGGGACCTCACGGACAACGTCAACTACATGGCGGACAACCTGACTTCGCAGGTCCGCAACATCGCCCAGGTCACCACGGCCGTCGCCAACGGCGACCTCTCCAAGAAGATCGACGTGGACGCGCGCGGCGAGATCCTTGAGCTGAAGACCGCCATCAACACCATGGTGGACACCCTCTCCTCCTTCTCCTCCGAGGTCACCCGGGTCGCCCGCGAAGTCGGCTCGGAGGGTCAACTCGGCGGCCAGGCACGGGTGGAGGGCGTCTACGGCACCTGGAAGCGGCTGACGACGAACGTCAACGAGCTCGCCCTGAACCTGACCACGCAGGTCCGCGCGATCGCCGAGGTCGCCTCCGCCGTGGCCCAGGGCGACATGTCCCGCTCCATCACGGTGGAGGCGCGCGGCGAGGTCGCCGAGCTGAAGGACAACATCAACCTGATGGTGGCGAACCTCCGTGAGACGACCCGCGCGAAGGACTGGCTGGAGTCGAACCTCGCCCGGCTCGCCGCCCTGATGCAGGGCCACCGCGACCTGATGGAGGTCGCCGACCTGATCCTGCGCGAGCTGACCCCGCTGGTGAACGCCCAGTACGGCGCGTTCTACCTGGCCGACCCCGACGAGGACGGCGCGGCCCCGCTCCCGGTGGCGCCCACCAAGGGCCTGGCCTTCATCGCGGGCTACGGTGCGGCGCAGGGCGCGACCGTCGAGACCGGTGGTCTGCCGGTGCACGGTCTGGTCGCGCAGGCGGCCCGCGAGAAGAAGCGGATCCTGGTGGACGAGGCCCCACCCGGCTACATCAAGATCAACAGCGGCCTCGGTGAGGCCTCGCCGTCCAGCGTCGTCATCATCCCGATCCTGTTCGAGGACAAGCTCCTCGGGGTGATCGAGCTGGCGTCCTTCTCCCGCTTCTCCGATGTCCACCTGGCGTTCTTCGACCAGTTCGTGAACACCATCGGTGTCGCCATCAACACCATCATCGCCAACTCCCGTACGGAGTCCCTCCTCGGCGAGTCCCAGCGCCTCGCCATGCAGCTCCAGGAGCGCTCGGACGAACTGCAGATGCAGCAGGCGGAGTTGCAGCGATCCAACGCCGAACTGGAGGAGAAGGCAGCGCTGTTGGCCACCTCCTCGCAGTACAAGTCGGAGTTCCTGGCGAACATGTCCCATGAGCTGCGCACCCCGCTGAACTCCCTGCTGATCCTGGCGCGGCTGCTCTCCGACAACCCGGACGGCCATCTCACCGACCAGGAGGTCCAGTTCGCCACCACGATCCACCGCTCCGGCTCGGACCTCCTCCAGCTGATCAACGACATCCTCGACCTGTCGAAGATCGAGGCGGGCCGGATGGACGTACGCCCGAAGCGCCTGCCGCTGATCAAGCTCCTGGACTACGTCCACGCGACGTTCCGGCCGCTCACCCTCGACCGGGGCCTGGCCTTCGAGGTGACGGTCGGCGAGGACGTCCCCCGCGAGATGTACTCGGACGAGCAGCGCCTCCAGCAGATCCTGCGCAACCTCCTCTCCAACGCGATCAAGTTCACCGCGTCCGGCCGGGTCGAGCTGACCGTCAGCCGAGTCAAGGACCCGGAGCACCGCTACACCCGCGAGGACCACGACGAGGTGATCGCCTTCGCCGTCTCGGACACCGGCATCGGCATCGCGGCCGAGAAACTCCCGGTGATCTTCGAGGCGTTCCAGCAGGCCGACGGCACCACCAACCGCAAGTACGGCGGCACCGGCCTCGGTCTGTCCATCAGCCGCGAGATCGCCGGCCTGCTCGGCGGCCGCATCATCGCGGAGAGCGTCCCCGGCAGGGGCTCGACCTTCACCCTGTACGTCCCGGTCTTCAGCCCGGGCCACGGGGTGACGGGCCCGGTGATCGAGGAGCACGGCAGCCTCGTCCCCGAGCAGCTGACCACGGAGCCGTACCCGGCCGCGCATGACGACGAGGTGCACGACGGCGACGACTCCTGGCCGGCGCCCACCAAGCTGGAGGCGTGGAAGGTGGGGCGCGCGGGCGAGGTGCTGCCCGGCCGCCGGGTGCTGATCGTCGACGACGACATCCGCAACGTCTTCGCGCTCACCCATGTCCTGGGCCGGGTCGGCATGCCCGTCCTGTACGCGGAGAACGGCCGCGAGGGCATCGAGACCCTGGAGCGCAACCCGGACGTCGAACTCGTCCTGATGGACATCATGATGCCGGAGATGGACGGCTACGAGACGATCTCCGCCATCCGCCGCACCCCGCGCTGGGCGGGTCTGCCCATCGTCGCCCTCACCGCCAAGGCGATGCCCGGCGACCGCGAGAAGTCCATCGCCCGCGGCGCCAACGACTACGTACCGAAGCCGGTGGACGTCGACCAGCTGCTCACGGTCGTCTGCGCGGTCCTCGACCCGGAAACCCCCCAGGGTCCGCAGAGCGCCGAGCCGTCCCCCGGGAAACGCACCGAAGAGAACGA